Proteins found in one archaeon genomic segment:
- a CDS encoding ATP-dependent DNA helicase, giving the protein MGIEARFAYDDFRPGQRELAQRVYEACSGGETLVAEAMSGFGKTAAVLCGTLSAAEEVGARVVFTCRTKRQINRVIEEVSRLQRRHPFKAASMLSKFDYCLLRRGRPIPQGSFGWYCSFNVSNNLCSYFLNVPLLGADLDEVVSGASSSSPAHSELLRASERIHVCPYEVTRLAMAQARVAVVPYHYVFDAKGGPAFFQRASMEKKGTILVVDEAHNLRDFMRGLKTATLTMEEVDGASREAEALLMEEAATSIRVLKRVLERALSSSSSWLVDRRALLEQFRSERGASWLQNLAHELEACSAAAWGAVVYERRMPSMVLRVGDFLARLSSSDGALLVKWESTLGLIDPDPVKGLEEFFSGFRSSILLSATINPSALFSRSLGLGSGSSTYEVRTEALVTVRTAIDTGVSTRYKARTPEMFARIADKVAGIVSGTETGVGVFVPSYSILGAVSGMVEKRLAGRPVLHEVSGLSSQDAADLFDMFRSVKGSVLFAVQGGRFSEGEDFGEDMMGAVVVIGLCLPPPSPLLYAEYACLKRAGETESFLMLSRLPALRKAFQAAGRHVRRPGKRGLVFFLDERYNSDAVADLMPSWLKKDVVVGDFSPAALEGLSREFWGAPG; this is encoded by the coding sequence GTGGGGATCGAGGCCAGGTTCGCCTACGACGACTTCCGCCCTGGGCAGAGGGAGCTAGCTCAGCGCGTCTACGAGGCCTGCTCTGGAGGGGAGACGCTCGTCGCTGAGGCGATGAGCGGGTTCGGGAAGACGGCCGCGGTCCTGTGCGGGACCCTGAGCGCGGCAGAGGAAGTGGGGGCTCGGGTCGTCTTCACCTGTAGGACGAAGCGGCAGATCAACAGGGTGATAGAAGAGGTTTCGCGGCTTCAGAGGAGGCACCCGTTCAAGGCGGCCTCAATGCTCTCGAAGTTCGACTACTGCCTTCTGCGGCGGGGCCGCCCGATTCCGCAGGGGTCCTTCGGCTGGTACTGCTCGTTCAACGTGAGCAACAACCTGTGCTCGTACTTCCTCAACGTGCCACTGCTGGGGGCAGACCTGGACGAGGTGGTCTCCGGGGCCTCGAGCTCCTCGCCCGCCCACTCCGAGCTGCTCCGGGCCTCGGAGAGGATTCACGTGTGCCCCTACGAGGTGACCAGGCTCGCGATGGCCCAGGCCAGGGTCGCGGTCGTGCCGTACCACTATGTCTTCGACGCGAAGGGCGGCCCGGCATTCTTTCAGAGGGCCTCGATGGAGAAGAAAGGGACAATCCTGGTGGTGGACGAGGCGCACAACCTTCGCGACTTCATGCGCGGCCTCAAAACCGCCACTCTGACGATGGAAGAGGTGGACGGCGCGTCCAGGGAGGCGGAGGCCCTCCTCATGGAGGAGGCCGCGACTTCGATCAGGGTCCTGAAGCGGGTCCTTGAGCGGGCCCTCTCCTCGTCCTCCTCGTGGCTGGTTGACAGGCGCGCCCTCCTGGAGCAGTTCAGGTCAGAGCGCGGTGCCTCCTGGCTCCAGAACCTGGCTCACGAGCTGGAGGCCTGTTCCGCAGCAGCATGGGGGGCTGTGGTGTACGAGCGGAGGATGCCTTCGATGGTCCTGAGGGTCGGCGACTTCCTGGCGCGCCTCTCCTCGTCGGACGGGGCGCTCCTCGTCAAGTGGGAGAGCACCCTGGGGCTCATCGACCCTGACCCGGTGAAGGGCCTCGAGGAGTTCTTCAGCGGGTTCAGGTCCTCGATCCTGCTCTCAGCGACCATCAACCCTTCGGCTCTGTTCAGCAGGTCCCTGGGTCTGGGCTCAGGCTCTTCCACATACGAGGTCAGGACCGAGGCCCTCGTCACGGTGAGGACTGCGATCGACACGGGGGTCTCAACGAGGTACAAGGCGAGGACTCCGGAGATGTTCGCAAGGATCGCGGACAAGGTTGCCGGGATCGTCTCAGGGACCGAGACGGGCGTCGGGGTCTTCGTCCCTTCCTACTCTATTCTGGGCGCAGTATCAGGGATGGTAGAGAAGAGGCTTGCAGGCAGGCCGGTCCTCCACGAGGTCTCTGGACTCTCCAGCCAGGACGCCGCAGACCTCTTCGACATGTTCAGGTCGGTGAAGGGCTCGGTCCTCTTCGCTGTCCAGGGTGGACGGTTCTCCGAGGGGGAGGACTTCGGAGAGGACATGATGGGTGCGGTCGTGGTCATCGGCCTCTGCCTGCCTCCGCCTTCCCCCCTGCTGTACGCAGAGTACGCGTGTCTGAAGAGGGCCGGGGAGACCGAGTCCTTCCTCATGCTTTCGCGCCTTCCGGCCCTCCGCAAGGCCTTCCAGGCCGCGGGGAGACACGTCAGAAGGCCCGGGAAGAGAGGCCTCGTCTTCTTCCTCGACGAGCGCTACAACTCCGACGCTGTTGCGGACCTGATGCCGTCGTGGCTCAAGAAGGACGTAGTGGTCGGGGACTTCAGTCCTGCCGCGCTGGAGGGTCTCTCTCGTGAGTTCTGGGGAGCCCCTGGTTGA
- the topA gene encoding DNA topoisomerase I, whose amino-acid sequence MRDQALDREVCGGSQEDRRLLFVDGKTREGHTLVVCEKPDAARRVADALSGGRARPFVVLGTTAYRLRRGVEEFVVCSALGHVYSVSDPFDERVVFPVFDTEWYPSDLVEEGSKGLARRVAAIRSLAAGAKKLINACDFDVEGETIGFNVLRYACEGREEDALRAKFSTLTVDDIVAAFDGAEAQRHQGLAAAGRARHVIDFAWGVNLSRVLSRSALRPGRRYATISMGRVQGPTLGFLHEREVEVRQFVPVPFWKVAATFRRGDVSFEGQYSREGVPTLAGAEEVQAACAGREGTVTKASRGTVLVPAPPAFNLGDLQKEAYRHLRLPPSRTSQAAERLYLAALISYPRTESQRLPPSIGYPGILKGLGRSPEYSKLVAELTRSPLRPAQGQRYDPAHPAIYPTGGEPGRALRFPDGQVYDLVVRRFLAAFGPAAKREVLEVEVSVGEHRFRLSGGRTLEPGWQASYGRYARSREAELPSANKGDSVKVESVDVEEKTEQAPRRYDQASLLERMERDGIGTKATRAEIISTLVQRGYVGGEKMEVTELGFSVVEAMRKYAPQIVSPSLTKEIEEELGRIEASGSGEADILRDAIRTIAEQLIGLTANGSQVGDELDRALRSSEAVADGLGPCPVCKTGTLKIIRSAKTKKRFVGCSNYRTGCIASSPLPQRGAIRRAGKACRHCSWPEVYVSGGRTPWRLCVNIDCPGRKRAKK is encoded by the coding sequence GTGCGGGACCAAGCTCTCGACCGCGAAGTATGTGGTGGAAGTCAGGAAGATAGACGGCTCCTTTTCGTAGACGGGAAGACGCGCGAGGGGCACACCCTCGTAGTCTGCGAAAAGCCCGACGCCGCGAGGAGGGTCGCGGACGCCCTGTCGGGAGGCCGCGCCAGGCCCTTTGTAGTGCTAGGGACTACCGCGTACCGCCTGAGGCGCGGAGTGGAGGAATTCGTCGTCTGCTCGGCCCTGGGGCACGTCTACTCCGTCTCCGACCCCTTTGATGAAAGGGTCGTCTTCCCAGTCTTTGACACCGAGTGGTACCCCTCGGACCTGGTCGAGGAGGGTTCGAAAGGTCTGGCGCGGAGGGTCGCAGCGATCAGGAGCCTCGCTGCCGGCGCCAAGAAACTGATCAATGCCTGCGACTTCGACGTAGAGGGCGAGACCATAGGGTTCAACGTGTTGAGGTATGCGTGCGAGGGCAGGGAGGAGGACGCCCTCAGGGCCAAGTTCTCCACGCTCACCGTGGACGACATAGTGGCGGCCTTCGATGGTGCAGAAGCCCAGAGGCACCAGGGGCTGGCGGCCGCGGGGAGGGCGAGGCACGTCATCGACTTCGCGTGGGGGGTCAACCTGTCGCGAGTCCTCTCCCGCTCCGCCCTCAGGCCGGGGCGGAGGTACGCGACCATCAGCATGGGTCGCGTCCAGGGCCCGACCCTGGGCTTCCTGCACGAACGCGAGGTCGAGGTACGCCAGTTCGTCCCGGTCCCGTTCTGGAAGGTCGCAGCGACCTTCAGAAGGGGCGACGTCAGCTTCGAAGGCCAGTACTCCAGGGAGGGGGTTCCGACGCTGGCCGGGGCCGAGGAAGTCCAGGCCGCCTGCGCTGGCAGGGAGGGGACCGTGACGAAGGCTTCGCGGGGAACTGTCCTCGTCCCTGCTCCTCCCGCCTTCAACCTGGGAGACCTTCAGAAGGAGGCCTATCGGCACCTCCGCCTGCCGCCGAGCAGGACCTCGCAGGCAGCCGAACGCCTCTACCTGGCGGCGCTGATTTCGTACCCCAGGACTGAGAGCCAGCGACTCCCGCCTTCGATAGGCTACCCGGGCATCCTCAAAGGCCTCGGCCGGTCTCCTGAATACTCCAAGCTCGTCGCAGAGCTGACGCGCAGTCCCCTCAGGCCTGCGCAGGGACAGAGGTACGACCCCGCCCATCCTGCAATCTATCCAACCGGGGGAGAGCCGGGCAGGGCCCTGCGCTTCCCGGACGGGCAAGTATACGACCTCGTGGTCAGGCGCTTCCTGGCCGCCTTCGGACCAGCGGCGAAGAGGGAGGTCCTCGAGGTGGAGGTATCAGTCGGGGAGCACCGCTTCAGACTGAGCGGAGGCAGGACCCTCGAACCGGGTTGGCAGGCGTCGTACGGCAGATACGCAAGGTCCAGGGAGGCCGAACTTCCGTCGGCGAACAAGGGGGACAGCGTCAAGGTCGAAAGCGTCGACGTCGAGGAGAAGACAGAGCAGGCGCCGCGGAGGTACGACCAGGCCTCTCTCCTCGAAAGGATGGAGAGGGACGGCATTGGGACTAAAGCCACCCGGGCGGAGATCATCTCGACCCTGGTGCAGAGGGGCTACGTCGGAGGGGAGAAGATGGAAGTCACAGAGCTAGGGTTCTCCGTGGTCGAGGCGATGAGGAAGTACGCCCCTCAGATAGTAAGCCCCTCCCTCACCAAGGAGATCGAGGAGGAACTCGGGCGCATAGAGGCTTCTGGCTCTGGCGAAGCAGACATTCTGAGGGACGCGATCAGGACCATCGCCGAGCAGCTGATCGGCCTCACCGCCAATGGCTCCCAGGTCGGAGACGAACTCGACCGGGCCCTCCGGTCCTCGGAGGCTGTCGCGGACGGCCTCGGACCCTGCCCTGTCTGCAAGACCGGGACACTGAAGATCATCAGGTCGGCCAAGACGAAGAAGCGGTTCGTGGGATGCTCTAACTACAGGACTGGATGTATAGCCTCCTCGCCTCTGCCCCAGCGCGGCGCAATCAGGCGGGCCGGCAAGGCCTGTAGGCACTGCTCGTGGCCTGAAGTCTATGTCTCAGGGGGAAGGACCCCGTGGAGGCTCTGCGTCAACATCGATTGCCCAGGGCGGAAGAGGGCCAAGAAATGA
- the cofE gene encoding coenzyme F420-0:L-glutamate ligase, translated as MLTLQAVRTGTKSSGFDLLSLVEESLGGILKDGDVLVISSKFVAISEGRVVRLSRVRPGARARELARIHRLDPRLCELVLRESDLVIGGLPGFLMATKEGLLTPNAGIDKSNIGHGTVVLYPRRPEASAWRLREAIQLSLGISIGVVICDSRLAPTRRGTVGVAVSASGIEGIVDMRGKLDLFGNVLKVTTQAVADDLSSAAEVLMGESDEGAPIVLVRGLKKSLLRKAEYPARRFAIAMSDCVYMRSLGYSGPTS; from the coding sequence TTGCTTACACTCCAGGCGGTAAGGACCGGGACCAAGAGTTCCGGCTTTGACCTTCTCAGCCTCGTGGAGGAGTCCCTCGGAGGGATCCTGAAGGACGGCGACGTCCTTGTGATCTCTAGCAAGTTTGTCGCGATTTCTGAGGGGCGCGTCGTGCGCCTGAGCCGAGTCAGGCCGGGCGCCAGGGCAAGAGAGCTGGCAAGGATCCATCGGCTCGACCCTCGGCTCTGCGAACTCGTGCTCAGGGAGTCCGACCTCGTCATCGGAGGACTTCCGGGCTTCCTGATGGCCACCAAGGAGGGGCTGCTCACGCCCAACGCGGGGATCGACAAGTCCAACATTGGGCACGGCACCGTCGTGCTCTATCCGAGACGGCCTGAGGCCTCGGCCTGGAGGCTCCGCGAAGCCATCCAGCTCTCCTTGGGCATATCCATAGGGGTCGTAATCTGCGACAGCAGGCTGGCGCCGACCAGGAGGGGAACCGTGGGCGTCGCTGTTTCTGCCTCGGGAATCGAGGGGATAGTGGACATGAGAGGGAAGCTGGACCTCTTCGGGAACGTGCTCAAGGTCACCACGCAGGCCGTCGCCGACGACCTGAGCTCCGCCGCCGAGGTCCTGATGGGAGAGTCGGACGAAGGCGCACCCATCGTGCTGGTCAGGGGGCTGAAGAAGAGCCTCCTCCGCAAGGCCGAGTACCCCGCGAGGAGATTCGCCATCGCAATGAGCGACTGCGTCTACATGCGGAGCCTCGGTTACTCAGGTCCCACGTCGTGA
- the gcvT gene encoding glycine cleavage system aminomethyltransferase GcvT, producing the protein MPLETQLHSYHAAHAKMTEFAGYDMPLWYTTTTEEHMAVRNGSGIFDVSHMGRFSLKGRGSTAYLEGMVPTGVARQQAGRAFYTMLLNERGGIIDDLIIAKLGLEEYLLVVNAANASKDLEHLKGRLPKEGAQVEDLTSGSAMVAIQGPQAQASLQPLTDIDLAQLKKFRSSRARVLGEEALISRTGYTGEDGFEVIVYGPTNENPQAAVNFWERLAATSAPCGLGARDSLRLEAGLPLHGSDIDEATDPYQADLAWVISPDKGAYVGSEAIESLAAQGPSSVRRGLVLEQGIPRHGFEVVDGSGKVGTITSGGFSPILRKGIALSYLSPASDVGSEVGVVVRGSRQEGKVVKPPFYDQDVYGWKRRSNGK; encoded by the coding sequence ATGCCGCTGGAGACCCAGCTCCACTCCTACCACGCAGCCCATGCCAAGATGACCGAGTTTGCCGGATACGACATGCCGCTCTGGTACACAACCACGACGGAGGAGCACATGGCGGTCCGCAATGGCTCTGGAATCTTCGACGTCTCCCACATGGGGCGCTTCTCGCTCAAGGGGCGCGGCTCCACCGCCTACCTCGAGGGGATGGTCCCGACCGGGGTCGCGCGCCAGCAGGCGGGGAGGGCGTTCTACACGATGCTTCTGAACGAGAGAGGGGGGATCATAGACGACCTAATCATCGCGAAGCTGGGCCTTGAGGAGTACCTGCTCGTCGTAAACGCGGCCAACGCCTCGAAGGACCTTGAGCACCTCAAGGGCCGCCTGCCCAAAGAGGGGGCCCAGGTCGAGGACCTGACGTCAGGCTCTGCCATGGTCGCCATCCAGGGGCCGCAGGCCCAGGCCTCTCTGCAGCCACTGACCGACATCGACCTTGCGCAGCTGAAGAAGTTCAGGAGCTCGAGGGCCAGGGTCCTCGGAGAGGAGGCCCTCATATCGAGGACGGGGTACACGGGCGAGGACGGGTTCGAGGTGATAGTGTATGGGCCTACGAACGAGAACCCGCAGGCGGCGGTCAACTTCTGGGAGAGGCTGGCGGCGACGTCTGCCCCGTGCGGACTCGGGGCAAGGGACTCCCTGCGGCTGGAGGCAGGCCTGCCCCTCCACGGGTCCGACATCGACGAAGCAACGGACCCCTACCAGGCAGACCTCGCGTGGGTCATATCACCCGACAAGGGGGCCTACGTAGGGTCGGAGGCGATAGAGAGCCTGGCCGCGCAGGGGCCATCATCCGTCCGGAGGGGGCTTGTGCTGGAGCAGGGGATTCCGCGTCACGGGTTCGAAGTCGTGGACGGTTCGGGGAAAGTGGGGACAATCACGAGCGGAGGATTCTCTCCGATACTCAGGAAGGGAATCGCCCTGTCCTATCTCTCTCCCGCTTCGGACGTCGGCTCCGAGGTCGGCGTCGTGGTCAGGGGCTCTAGGCAGGAAGGGAAGGTCGTGAAGCCGCCATTCTACGACCAAGACGTCTACGGTTGGAAGCGCCGGAGCAACGGTAAATAG
- the gcvH gene encoding glycine cleavage system protein GcvH — protein sequence MQVGGYSVPDDLLYTKEHEWAKADGASVTVGITDYAAKTLNDVVYVTSPKAGEKLIQFKVMGTVESIKAVSELYSPLSGTVVKVNSKLDMSPELVNKSPYGEGWLVVVEAPDFDSERGNLLDAKAYSAYLSSLLK from the coding sequence ATGCAAGTCGGGGGGTACTCCGTCCCGGACGACCTCCTGTACACCAAGGAGCACGAATGGGCGAAGGCAGACGGCGCGTCTGTCACGGTCGGGATCACTGATTACGCAGCCAAGACGCTCAACGACGTCGTGTACGTGACCTCCCCCAAGGCCGGGGAGAAGCTCATCCAGTTCAAGGTCATGGGGACGGTGGAGTCGATCAAGGCGGTCTCCGAGCTCTACTCCCCCCTCTCCGGGACAGTCGTCAAGGTCAACTCGAAGCTGGACATGAGCCCGGAGCTGGTCAACAAGTCCCCCTATGGAGAGGGCTGGCTGGTAGTCGTCGAGGCCCCGGACTTCGACTCCGAGCGGGGGAACCTCCTCGACGCGAAGGCCTACTCGGCGTATCTTTCCTCTCTATTGAAGTGA
- a CDS encoding RNA-protein complex protein Nop10 has product MKGLMLKCVDCGRYTLSEKCPSCGGKTITVHPARYSPDDRYARYRSPMAYEEAAQST; this is encoded by the coding sequence TTGAAAGGCCTCATGCTGAAGTGCGTCGACTGTGGGAGGTACACCCTCAGCGAGAAGTGCCCAAGCTGCGGTGGTAAGACCATCACGGTCCACCCGGCGAGATATTCTCCGGACGACAGGTACGCCAGGTACAGGAGCCCGATGGCCTACGAAGAGGCCGCTCAGAGTACCTGA
- a CDS encoding translation initiation factor IF-2 subunit alpha has protein sequence MMSTEKQLPESGEIVVCTVKEITSHGIYVSLDQYEGTNGFLHVSEISTGWVRNIERVAKVSQKLVLKVIRANRARREIDLSLRQVTNEERRAKVIEWKREERALAILGGIGKKLGLDEAQERALRVKLEEQFGTLYEALETASKKGEKGLAAAELPDKTAKAVAELASEKITPPRYEVGALVEVSSRSPKGIEEVKKNLMAASQAPSADVHITYAGAPRYRVRITADDYKQAEKALDSVIEKIKDGVGKHDAFSFKREISRKYGGAS, from the coding sequence ATGATGAGCACTGAGAAGCAGCTCCCCGAGTCAGGCGAAATCGTCGTCTGCACGGTGAAGGAGATTACTTCGCACGGGATCTACGTGAGCCTCGACCAGTACGAGGGGACCAACGGCTTCCTCCACGTCTCTGAGATTTCGACCGGCTGGGTCAGGAACATCGAACGCGTCGCCAAGGTCTCGCAGAAACTGGTCCTGAAGGTCATCAGGGCCAACAGGGCGAGGAGGGAGATCGACCTCTCGCTCCGGCAGGTCACCAACGAGGAGAGGCGGGCCAAGGTAATAGAGTGGAAGAGGGAGGAGAGAGCGCTCGCGATACTCGGCGGGATCGGAAAGAAGCTAGGATTAGATGAAGCGCAGGAGCGGGCCCTGCGGGTAAAGCTCGAGGAGCAGTTCGGGACCCTCTACGAGGCGCTCGAGACCGCGTCCAAGAAGGGCGAGAAGGGCCTCGCGGCCGCAGAACTCCCGGACAAGACTGCGAAGGCGGTCGCGGAGCTTGCGTCCGAGAAGATTACGCCCCCGAGGTACGAAGTGGGCGCCCTTGTAGAAGTCTCTTCGAGGTCCCCCAAAGGGATCGAGGAGGTCAAGAAGAACCTGATGGCCGCGTCCCAAGCGCCATCAGCAGACGTGCACATCACCTACGCCGGAGCCCCGAGGTACAGGGTCAGGATAACCGCAGACGACTACAAGCAGGCCGAGAAGGCCCTGGACAGCGTCATCGAGAAGATCAAGGACGGAGTAGGGAAGCACGACGCTTTCAGCTTCAAGCGCGAGATTTCGAGGAAGTACGGCGGCGCGTCTTGA
- a CDS encoding 30S ribosomal protein S27e yields the protein MKSEFLMIRDDECKAEKIMFSNATKIVNCSGCGRTLAENRGGKAVLLANVTVVKHLG from the coding sequence ATGAAGAGCGAGTTTCTGATGATAAGGGACGACGAGTGCAAAGCGGAGAAGATAATGTTCTCCAACGCGACAAAGATCGTGAACTGCAGTGGTTGCGGTAGGACCCTCGCAGAGAACAGGGGAGGCAAGGCGGTCCTGCTCGCCAACGTTACTGTGGTCAAGCACCTGGGCTAG
- a CDS encoding 50S ribosomal protein L44e, translated as MKFPKEIRTHCPWCKKHTPHSVALYKRGKERAGSWGARRQAGRKRGYGGQKFPELIRTAKTTKKATIRLKCKECNREMMRDGIRLRKAEIAA; from the coding sequence ATGAAGTTTCCAAAAGAAATCAGGACACACTGTCCCTGGTGCAAGAAGCACACGCCACACTCGGTCGCCCTATACAAGAGAGGAAAGGAGAGGGCCGGTTCTTGGGGCGCCAGAAGGCAGGCTGGCAGGAAGAGAGGGTACGGCGGCCAGAAGTTCCCGGAGCTGATCAGGACCGCAAAGACGACCAAGAAGGCGACTATCCGGCTGAAGTGCAAGGAGTGCAACAGGGAGATGATGAGAGACGGAATCAGGCTCAGGAAGGCGGAGATAGCGGCATGA